Proteins from one Elgaria multicarinata webbii isolate HBS135686 ecotype San Diego chromosome 3, rElgMul1.1.pri, whole genome shotgun sequence genomic window:
- the RNASEH2A gene encoding ribonuclease H2 subunit A: MDLSAFERDNSVNCLLDSAVPAICRTEPCSLGIDEAGRGPVLGPMVYGICYCPVARQGDLERLKVADSKTLTETQREELFEKLDAAKDFVGWALHILSPNFISTSMQRRAKYNLNALSHDTAIGLIQHALDSGVQVAEVFVDTVGPAEKYQEKLKQQFPELEVTVKPKADSLFPVVSAASICAKVARDRVVKDWKFLEDLEDVDMDYGSGYPNDPKTKEWLAQSLDPVFGYPQFVRFSWSTAQIILESKAVPVQWDATEDDPSQKSAQSLLSYFARKDTPAKRPPHRFFYERKLETVTSL; encoded by the exons ATGGATCTGAGTGCCTTCGAACGGGATAACTCGGTGAATTGTTTGTTGGATTCCGCGGTACCTGCCATTTGCCGGACCGAGCCCTGCAGCCTGGGAATCGATGAAGCAGGCAGGGGTCCAGTGTTGG GTCCCATGGTCTATGGAATCTGTTACTGTCCTGTGGCCCGGCAGGGAGATCTAGAGAGACTGAAAGTAGCAG ATTCCAAGACCCTGACAGAGACCCAGCGGGAAGAACTCTTTGAGAAACTGGATGCAGCCAAGGATTTTGTTGGCTGGGCCCTCCACATCCTCTCACCTAACTTCATCTCCACTAGCATGCAGAGGAG AGCAAAATACAATCTGAATGCGCTTTCCCATGACACGGCCATTGGCCTAATCCAGCATGCACTGGACTCTGGAGTGCAGGTTGCAGAG GTCTTTGTGGACACGGTGGGGCCAGCGGAGAAGTACCAAGAGAAGCTAAAGCAACAGTTCCCAGAGCTGGAGGTTACAGTCAAGCCCAAGGCAGACTCCCTCTTCCCTGTTGTCAGTGCAGCCAGCATCTGTGCCAAG GTAGCAAGGGACCGAGTCGTGAAAGACTGGAAGTTCTTGGAGGATCTGGAAGATGTGGACATGGATTATGGCTCTGGCTATCCCAATG ATCCCAAGACTAAAGAGTGGCTCGCACAAAGTCTGGACCCCGTCTTCGGCTACCCACAATTTGTGCGATTCAGCTGGAGCACAGCTCAAATCATCCTGGAGAGCAAAGCCGTGCCTGTTCAATG GGACGCTACCGAAGACGACCCATCCCAGAAAAGCGCACAGTCCCTGCTGAGCTACTTTGCCCGGAAAGACACCCCCGCCAAACGCCCTCCCCACCGCTTCTTTTATGAGCGCAAGCTTGAGACGGTGACTAGCCTGTAG
- the RTBDN gene encoding retbindin, which yields MSGGTIWIVGMAWALTVLCASAKGIEDRCLSGGKHKSSPSPEGQLGICQIYAESACCSPEVAQDLSKANDIYWNRCGSLSSRCEEYMQQVECFYRCSPIAAQWPHPQRPTAMQAVPLCQSFCDQWYDACKEDLTCARNWLTDWHWGPDGNNCSHDCLSYGQMYKDGKELCETIWDDSFAVSSDPCECLTLAASDAAFPSSYSHPEDSDSIEESDTTKEGSRREGRIRICTGNLLYRRLRRNMQKRSVFMEDVEGSGSGF from the exons ATGAGTGGTGGCACCATCTGGATAGTGGGTATGGCCTGGGCATTAACAGTGCTGTGTGCCAGTGCGAAGGGCATAGAGGACCGCTGCTTATCTGGAGGGAAACACAAATCCAGTCCAAGCCCAGAAGGACAGCTGGGTATCTGCCAGATCTATGCGGAGA GTGCCTGTTGCTCACCAGAGGTTGCCCAGGACCTTTCCAAAGCCAATGACATCTATTGGAACCGCTGTGGAAGCCTCAGCAGCAG ATGTGAGGAATATATGCAGCAAGTGGAATGTTTCTACCGCTGCTCTCCCATTGCTGCCCAGTGGCCTCATCCTCAGCGACCCACAGCTATGCAGGCTGTGCCCCTCTGCCAGAGTTTCTGTGACCAATG GTATGACGCTTGCAAAGAAGACCTGACCTGCGCTCGTAATTGGCTTACTGACTGGCACTGGGGACCTGATGGGAATAACTGCAGCCATGACTGCCTCTCGTATGGCCAG ATGTACAAGGATGGAAAGGAGTTGTGCGAGACCATCTGGGACGATTCTTTTGCTGTCAGCAGTGACCCCTGTGAGTGCCTAACTCTGGCAGCCTCCGATGCAGCCTTCCCCTCTTCTTATTCCCACCCTGAAGACAGTGACAGCATTGAGGAGTCCGACACCACGAAggagggcagcagaagagaaggccgcatCAGGATTTGTACGGGCAATCTGCTCTACCGACGCCTGAGAAGGAACATGCAGAAGCGTTCGGTCTTCATGGAAGATGTggaggggagtgggagtgggTTCTGA